A part of Halobacillus shinanisalinarum genomic DNA contains:
- a CDS encoding FAD-dependent oxidoreductase, translating to MGKEWTQPEPMWRKNTKLDSFPRLEESIETTVTIVGGGITGITTAYMLAKEGKKVTLIEADELLNGTTGHTTAKVTAQHGLIYHELIKHFGEEGAALYFKAQEDAMATIEKHINDHSIDCNWQREDAYLFATTEQGARKLEREQKAYGRLEIAGEHFDDLPFDTETTGALCMRNQAHFHPLHYLAHLLDEITDLGGEIYEHTKAVDVKEGKQVEVETGGGHTITSDYLISCSHFPFYDKGMYFSRMYAERSYVIAIEPEKEWTNGMYLSIDEPKRSIRSAIFDDKEILLIGGESHRTGEGNDMSFHYKALEEYAARTFGIKNKLFQWSTQDLTTLDKVPYIGPMTMKNDRIYVATGFRKWGMTNSTVAGQLITDYVMGRESKYHSVFTPARFKADPSMRHFLTNNMNVAAHLVEGKVELVGNGPASLEQGQGAVVQWEGKRAGAYKDDKGELHLLDTTCTHMGCEVEWNSGEHTWDCPCHGSRFSYDGAVMEGPAKRPLERIEFSDSEEVAIIPDDPEAFEESTDNQ from the coding sequence ATGGGCAAAGAATGGACACAGCCAGAACCAATGTGGAGGAAGAATACGAAGCTTGACAGTTTCCCGAGGCTTGAGGAATCGATAGAGACAACAGTCACGATTGTAGGCGGGGGAATTACAGGAATTACAACTGCCTACATGCTAGCTAAAGAAGGGAAAAAGGTTACCCTCATTGAAGCAGATGAGCTGTTGAATGGAACAACTGGTCATACGACAGCGAAAGTAACAGCCCAACATGGACTTATTTATCATGAACTCATTAAGCATTTCGGTGAAGAAGGAGCAGCTCTTTACTTCAAAGCACAAGAAGACGCCATGGCTACCATAGAAAAGCATATTAATGATCACTCGATAGACTGTAATTGGCAGCGTGAAGATGCCTATTTATTTGCGACAACTGAACAAGGAGCAAGAAAGCTTGAAAGGGAACAGAAAGCATACGGGCGTCTGGAAATTGCGGGGGAGCATTTTGACGATCTTCCTTTCGACACGGAAACAACCGGAGCCCTGTGTATGCGTAATCAAGCGCATTTCCATCCATTACATTATTTAGCCCATCTCCTTGATGAAATCACCGATCTGGGCGGTGAAATTTATGAACATACAAAAGCCGTGGATGTTAAAGAAGGGAAGCAAGTCGAAGTTGAGACGGGAGGAGGTCATACGATTACCTCTGATTACCTTATATCATGTTCTCACTTCCCTTTTTACGATAAGGGGATGTACTTCAGCCGCATGTATGCTGAACGTTCCTATGTAATCGCCATCGAGCCTGAAAAAGAATGGACAAACGGGATGTATTTATCTATCGATGAGCCTAAACGATCGATTCGATCTGCCATATTTGACGACAAGGAAATTTTGCTGATTGGTGGTGAAAGTCATCGTACGGGGGAAGGAAACGATATGTCCTTTCACTACAAAGCGCTTGAAGAATACGCGGCCCGCACATTCGGCATCAAAAATAAATTATTCCAGTGGTCAACCCAAGACTTAACGACATTAGATAAAGTTCCTTATATTGGACCAATGACAATGAAGAACGATCGCATTTATGTAGCGACAGGATTTAGAAAATGGGGGATGACGAATAGCACAGTGGCTGGCCAATTAATTACTGATTATGTGATGGGGCGAGAGTCCAAATATCATTCTGTCTTTACACCTGCACGGTTTAAAGCAGACCCAAGTATGAGGCATTTCCTCACAAATAATATGAATGTGGCTGCACATTTAGTCGAGGGAAAAGTAGAGCTTGTTGGTAATGGACCTGCTAGCCTAGAACAAGGCCAGGGAGCCGTCGTACAGTGGGAAGGCAAACGCGCAGGTGCCTATAAAGATGATAAAGGCGAACTCCACCTCCTGGATACAACTTGTACGCACATGGGTTGCGAAGTGGAATGGAACAGCGGGGAACATACATGGGATTGCCCTTGCCACGGTTCCCGTTTCTCATATGACGGAGCCGTTATGGAAGGACCAGCAAAACGTCCTCTTGAAAGAATTGAATTTAGTGACAGCGAGGAAGTTGCCATAATTCCTGATGATCCGGAGGCTTTTGAAGAATCTACTGATAATCAATAG
- a CDS encoding lysozyme inhibitor LprI family protein, producing MKNNHKSLMLILTLVLVILAACGNSSEESNTKSNNESPDSSSTQNANGDSPNNSSKDKDKTDNSPEDTGETQINHQEDTSENTSTNSNDGKSLTSSKSDSEVTKNNKEEYLNKLNKMDKSDKNADVKTTISEMEEQEEERYKNWDKTLNEIYGVLKEQLSTEQMDQLREEQRNWVEHRDETAKEASLKYEGGSTESLEYVATQASLTKKRCYELVANYMK from the coding sequence ATGAAAAATAATCATAAATCTTTAATGCTAATATTAACATTAGTATTAGTTATTTTGGCTGCTTGCGGAAACTCATCTGAGGAGTCAAATACTAAATCAAACAACGAGTCACCAGATAGCAGTTCGACGCAAAATGCAAATGGCGACTCACCAAATAATAGCTCAAAAGATAAAGATAAAACGGATAACTCTCCAGAGGATACGGGCGAAACCCAGATAAATCACCAAGAAGACACTTCTGAAAATACATCTACAAATTCAAATGATGGAAAATCATTGACGTCCAGTAAGAGCGACAGTGAAGTTACTAAAAATAACAAAGAAGAATATCTCAATAAATTGAATAAAATGGATAAATCTGATAAAAATGCAGATGTTAAAACTACAATATCAGAAATGGAGGAACAGGAGGAGGAAAGATATAAAAACTGGGATAAGACATTGAATGAAATCTATGGAGTATTGAAAGAACAGCTTAGTACGGAACAGATGGATCAATTAAGAGAAGAACAACGGAATTGGGTAGAACATAGAGATGAAACTGCTAAAGAAGCATCACTAAAGTATGAAGGTGGTTCAACAGAATCATTAGAATATGTAGCTACGCAAGCAAGTCTTACCAAGAAAAGGTGCTATGAGTTAGTTGCAAATTATATGAAGTAA
- a CDS encoding acyl-CoA thioesterase, which yields MEAKPCIDSLAVKNSHVLPPDTNSHGTLFGGKLMAYIDDVAAIASVRHARKPVVTASTDSVDFLQPVFEGDTICLEAFVTWTHNTSMEVFVKAITENLLTGERKVCTTAFLSMVAVDENNQPSPVPPVYPETEQEKWLHEGAGKRREQRNLRRKESKELAKLFGTGLPWKRD from the coding sequence ATGGAGGCAAAACCTTGCATTGATTCATTAGCCGTTAAAAATTCACATGTACTTCCGCCGGATACGAATAGTCATGGAACATTATTTGGAGGCAAGCTGATGGCTTACATTGATGACGTTGCAGCAATCGCGTCTGTACGCCATGCTCGTAAACCTGTAGTAACAGCCTCGACTGACTCCGTCGACTTTCTTCAACCTGTTTTTGAAGGGGATACAATTTGCCTAGAAGCGTTCGTCACATGGACACACAATACCTCTATGGAAGTGTTCGTTAAAGCAATTACTGAGAACTTACTTACAGGTGAAAGAAAAGTGTGTACGACGGCATTTCTATCGATGGTGGCAGTGGATGAAAATAACCAGCCAAGCCCAGTCCCACCTGTTTACCCAGAAACGGAGCAAGAAAAATGGCTGCACGAAGGTGCCGGCAAACGTCGTGAACAACGTAATCTACGAAGAAAAGAATCAAAAGAACTAGCTAAATTGTTCGGAACAGGATTACCCTGGAAGAGGGATTAA
- a CDS encoding cell wall hydrolase, whose protein sequence is MPRVKYTSSDVALMARMMRAEAVGEGKQGMMYVGNVVVNRAIADCLDFTDVRTIRDVIFQVQGGNFSFEAVQKGSLFYKGARSVEKRLARKNLNFWRQHPAKYALWYFNPYAPCPPTWYGQLLTGRYKNHCYYEPVAGTCASVY, encoded by the coding sequence ATGCCAAGAGTAAAATATACAAGTTCAGACGTAGCTTTAATGGCAAGGATGATGAGAGCGGAAGCCGTAGGTGAAGGAAAACAAGGAATGATGTATGTAGGGAATGTAGTTGTTAACCGGGCTATAGCGGATTGTTTAGATTTTACAGATGTAAGAACAATTCGAGATGTCATTTTTCAAGTACAAGGGGGGAATTTTTCTTTTGAAGCTGTTCAAAAGGGTAGTCTATTTTATAAAGGAGCGAGATCTGTTGAAAAAAGATTAGCAAGAAAGAATTTGAACTTTTGGAGACAACACCCAGCGAAGTATGCTCTTTGGTATTTCAATCCATATGCTCCATGTCCTCCAACATGGTACGGTCAACTTTTAACTGGTCGTTATAAAAATCATTGTTATTATGAACCAGTAGCTGGAACATGCGCCAGTGTTTATTGA
- the rarD gene encoding EamA family transporter RarD, producing the protein MLDDNKLGIIYTAAAYILWGFLPIYWKLIQEIPAFEILAHRIVWSFVFMMGMVLILKKWKPFVAESKRIWANKKSLIVITLASITISINWLTYIWAVNNNHVVEASLGYYINPLVSILLGMIVLKETFSKPQWLAFILAASGVIYMTAHFGSVPWIALLLALSFGAYGLLKKLVTLNAMFGLTVETLIVSPLALIYLLRVQGPPPDIDFWSITTLIIFGSGIATAIPLLLFSAGAKRIPLSMVGFLQYFAPTIMLFLGVFLYDEPFTEVHLVSFTLIWAGLAVYTVSRMKRLRRYEGKTA; encoded by the coding sequence ATGTTGGATGATAATAAGCTCGGTATAATATACACAGCAGCCGCATATATCTTATGGGGTTTTCTCCCTATCTATTGGAAGTTAATACAAGAGATCCCCGCCTTTGAAATATTAGCGCACCGTATCGTCTGGTCTTTCGTCTTTATGATGGGCATGGTGCTCATTCTAAAAAAATGGAAACCATTTGTCGCTGAGTCGAAGCGAATTTGGGCTAATAAAAAAAGTTTGATCGTGATTACACTTGCCTCAATCACGATTAGTATTAACTGGCTTACGTACATATGGGCAGTCAACAATAATCACGTAGTTGAAGCCAGCCTAGGCTACTACATTAACCCGCTTGTTAGTATTCTGCTTGGAATGATCGTTCTAAAAGAGACCTTTTCAAAACCACAATGGCTCGCATTTATATTAGCGGCAAGCGGTGTGATTTACATGACCGCACATTTCGGGTCCGTCCCGTGGATCGCTTTATTACTGGCGTTAAGCTTCGGAGCTTACGGTTTACTGAAAAAACTCGTTACACTGAATGCGATGTTTGGTTTGACGGTTGAGACACTGATTGTTTCCCCCCTAGCACTCATTTATCTTTTGCGTGTTCAAGGGCCGCCTCCCGATATCGACTTCTGGTCAATAACGACACTGATTATTTTTGGATCAGGGATCGCTACAGCTATTCCACTTCTGCTGTTCTCAGCAGGTGCCAAACGAATACCGCTTTCAATGGTAGGCTTTCTACAATACTTCGCTCCAACGATCATGCTATTTCTCGGTGTCTTTCTTTATGATGAACCATTTACAGAGGTGCACCTTGTATCCTTTACGTTAATTTGGGCGGGCCTTGCGGTATATACAGTTTCTAGAATGAAACGGCTGCGAAGATATGAAGGTAAAACAGCTTAA
- a CDS encoding PRC-barrel domain-containing protein, which translates to MYPSELYEENFVEEPQGIGENSEESHIRSTSEVQNYQIHAEDGGIGHVDSFLVDDETWKIRYLIVDTKNWQSGKKVLIAPAWISDVRWSEKRVFVSLDQKKVENAPEYDPDAPISRAYEEKLYSAYGKKPYWKE; encoded by the coding sequence ATGTATCCAAGTGAATTATATGAAGAGAATTTTGTGGAGGAACCGCAAGGAATCGGCGAAAACTCAGAAGAGTCTCATATAAGAAGCACCTCGGAAGTTCAAAATTATCAGATCCATGCGGAAGACGGTGGGATTGGCCATGTTGATAGTTTTCTTGTAGATGATGAAACGTGGAAAATCCGCTATCTTATCGTTGACACAAAAAATTGGCAATCCGGAAAAAAAGTCCTTATTGCGCCGGCATGGATTAGTGATGTGAGATGGTCCGAAAAAAGGGTTTTCGTATCCCTTGATCAGAAAAAGGTTGAAAATGCCCCGGAATATGATCCTGACGCTCCCATCTCAAGAGCGTATGAAGAAAAACTTTACAGTGCCTATGGAAAAAAACCATACTGGAAGGAATAA
- a CDS encoding PRC-barrel domain-containing protein, whose amino-acid sequence MIHNEKTIQGYKINATDDELGKVDSFLFDDENWTIRYLVADTRKWLPGRTVLLSPISIKAVNHEEEQVSVHLTKDQVKDSPTSILKVRSLANRK is encoded by the coding sequence ATGATTCATAATGAAAAGACGATTCAAGGCTATAAGATTAATGCAACAGACGATGAACTGGGGAAGGTAGACTCCTTTCTCTTTGATGATGAAAATTGGACGATTCGCTACCTCGTAGCCGATACCCGAAAATGGCTTCCAGGACGGACGGTATTGCTTTCACCGATTTCCATCAAAGCAGTCAATCATGAAGAGGAACAGGTTTCTGTTCATCTCACGAAAGATCAGGTGAAAGACAGCCCGACATCGATACTGAAAGTCCGGTCTCTCGCGAACAGGAAATGA
- a CDS encoding sensor histidine kinase, protein MRLLYQLNVAFTALIIVIMSITAFFIYSLLTDMLVQDELRQLEGRANILRGIANEQNPSERVAKLSQFIQDSNFPMVLFDRYEEEVLFSTLPNETAQTWVENYDNELIEEEVWESHQGESYVVYDLGFAPSRSGMILVIATPLDDLQAVQSSFAGRMIGVFFIGLMLAIVVSYFLTKRLVTPLTRLKKELKKIEKRQFDQVQTVKSSGEIKEVERSVRQMAYELERYITSQKQFFQNASHELKTPLMSIQGYAEGIRDGVFEREAADKGLTVIVSETDRLKKIVNEMILLAKLDSNEDVYHPEETDVVEVITQAKDRMVPLAREKNIVLHFEPSEAFYTYVDSERILQALINMIGNAIRHANHQVTLNSFVKNDTLKFLVTDDGKGIPDDLLPQLFERFIKGKGGETGLGLAISRAIVQRSGGTILAYNNEGTQGATFEITLTRRMAN, encoded by the coding sequence ATGAGACTCCTGTATCAGCTGAATGTAGCGTTTACTGCGCTTATTATTGTTATTATGTCTATCACTGCCTTTTTCATTTATTCTTTGTTGACGGACATGCTTGTCCAGGACGAGTTGAGACAGTTGGAGGGGCGGGCTAATATACTTAGAGGTATTGCAAATGAGCAGAATCCGTCCGAGCGGGTTGCTAAACTATCACAGTTCATTCAAGACAGCAATTTTCCAATGGTATTATTTGATCGTTATGAGGAAGAAGTTTTATTTAGTACGCTTCCAAATGAAACGGCACAGACTTGGGTTGAAAACTATGACAATGAGCTCATTGAGGAAGAAGTGTGGGAAAGCCATCAGGGTGAAAGCTATGTTGTATATGATTTAGGTTTTGCCCCAAGCAGGAGTGGTATGATTTTGGTTATTGCAACTCCTTTAGATGATTTACAAGCTGTACAGTCTTCTTTTGCGGGGCGGATGATTGGCGTTTTCTTTATCGGATTGATGCTTGCAATTGTTGTGAGTTACTTTTTAACAAAAAGACTTGTTACTCCGCTTACAAGATTGAAAAAGGAATTGAAGAAAATTGAAAAGAGGCAGTTTGATCAAGTGCAAACTGTAAAATCAAGCGGAGAGATTAAAGAAGTAGAGCGCAGTGTGAGGCAAATGGCTTACGAGCTCGAACGTTATATTACTTCACAGAAGCAGTTTTTCCAAAATGCCTCCCATGAATTAAAAACACCGTTGATGTCGATTCAAGGCTATGCGGAGGGTATCCGTGACGGCGTCTTTGAAAGGGAAGCGGCAGATAAAGGACTTACGGTGATCGTTAGTGAGACTGATCGATTGAAGAAGATTGTGAATGAAATGATTTTATTAGCAAAGCTTGATAGCAATGAGGACGTGTATCATCCAGAGGAAACCGACGTTGTAGAAGTGATTACTCAAGCGAAGGATCGTATGGTTCCACTTGCAAGGGAGAAGAACATAGTACTGCATTTTGAACCGAGTGAAGCCTTCTACACCTATGTCGACAGTGAACGCATTCTTCAAGCTCTAATAAATATGATTGGCAATGCTATACGTCACGCAAACCATCAAGTGACTCTAAACTCATTTGTGAAAAATGATACATTGAAGTTTCTTGTAACAGACGATGGTAAAGGTATACCGGATGATCTGCTCCCACAATTATTCGAACGTTTTATCAAAGGAAAAGGTGGGGAGACAGGTCTTGGATTAGCAATCTCCCGTGCAATTGTTCAACGGAGTGGCGGCACCATACTTGCATATAATAATGAAGGGACGCAAGGGGCAACCTTTGAAATAACTTTAACTAGAAGGATGGCAAACTAG
- the cls gene encoding cardiolipin synthase produces MSFLPYVLSTTLVLNVILALAIIFLERRDASSTWAWLMVLLFIPIAGFFLYLIFGRKLSNREIFTWDKKSRLGLLTAVQDQLRSIKGHTMKVHHEDIVPYEDLIYMHLKNNDALLTQNNEVEIFTDGQKKFHALIEDLEQAKDHIHLLYYIVRDDQLGQRIADVLVRKAEQNVEVKLLYDDMGSRKLGRKFVKRIEKAGGVVESFFPPLIPKLNMKINYRNHRKLAIIDGKIGYIGGFNIGDEYLGYSQRFGYWRDTHIRLEGGAVNNMQTRFILDWNYASRDDIFYDERYFQAEAEGNVGAQIVSSGPDSDWEQIKNGYIKMIMSAKEYVYIQTPYFIPDDSLLDSLRIAVLSGVDVRIMIPNKPDHPFVYWATYSNIGDLLKAGATVYIYQKGFLHAKTIVVDGNIASVGTANIDVRSFRLNFEVNAFLYHPDIAHVLADRFHEDIINSTELTFNLYKNRSSWIKFKESTARLLSPIL; encoded by the coding sequence GTGAGCTTTCTCCCTTATGTATTAAGTACAACGCTTGTTTTAAACGTCATTTTAGCCCTGGCTATTATCTTCCTTGAACGTCGAGATGCAAGTTCCACATGGGCCTGGTTAATGGTTCTCCTCTTTATTCCAATAGCAGGTTTTTTTCTATATTTAATTTTTGGACGGAAATTAAGTAATAGAGAAATTTTTACATGGGATAAGAAAAGCCGCTTAGGCCTCCTGACAGCTGTCCAAGATCAGCTCCGTTCTATTAAGGGACATACGATGAAGGTACACCATGAAGACATCGTCCCATATGAAGACTTGATCTATATGCATTTGAAAAATAATGACGCATTACTTACACAAAATAATGAGGTTGAAATTTTCACAGATGGTCAAAAGAAATTCCACGCGCTCATAGAAGATCTTGAACAGGCGAAGGACCATATCCACCTCCTGTATTATATTGTCCGTGATGACCAATTAGGCCAGCGAATAGCTGATGTGCTTGTTAGAAAAGCGGAACAAAACGTAGAAGTAAAGCTACTGTATGATGATATGGGTTCAAGGAAATTAGGCCGTAAATTTGTAAAAAGAATTGAAAAGGCAGGGGGAGTAGTTGAATCATTCTTTCCACCATTGATCCCTAAGCTAAATATGAAGATCAACTACCGCAATCACCGGAAGTTAGCGATTATTGATGGTAAAATTGGCTACATCGGCGGCTTTAATATTGGTGATGAGTATTTAGGCTATAGCCAACGCTTTGGTTACTGGCGTGATACACATATTCGTCTTGAAGGAGGGGCTGTAAACAATATGCAGACCCGCTTTATCCTTGATTGGAATTATGCATCAAGGGATGACATTTTCTATGATGAGCGCTATTTTCAAGCGGAAGCTGAGGGAAATGTCGGAGCCCAAATTGTCTCGAGCGGTCCCGATTCGGACTGGGAACAAATTAAGAATGGCTATATAAAAATGATCATGTCAGCAAAAGAATATGTCTATATCCAGACACCTTATTTTATCCCTGATGATAGTTTGTTGGACTCCCTGCGTATCGCTGTCTTATCGGGGGTCGATGTCCGAATCATGATCCCAAATAAACCGGATCATCCGTTCGTTTATTGGGCAACCTATTCTAACATTGGCGATCTATTGAAGGCAGGAGCGACCGTTTATATTTATCAGAAAGGCTTTCTCCATGCGAAAACAATTGTTGTCGATGGCAATATCGCTTCTGTGGGAACAGCCAACATTGATGTAAGAAGCTTTCGATTGAACTTTGAAGTGAATGCGTTTCTTTATCATCCGGATATTGCCCACGTATTGGCTGATCGTTTTCACGAAGATATTATCAATTCGACCGAACTTACATTTAATCTTTATAAAAACCGTTCGTCTTGGATCAAGTTCAAAGAATCTACCGCAAGGCTTTTATCACCTATTTTATGA
- a CDS encoding transcription repressor NadR: MSEPKMKAYERRQQILTLLKEQKEPITGSSIAKEMNVTRQVIVGDVSLIKASGEPIVATSQGYVYLTTIHPESTCERTIVCQHSAEQTEEELTILVDHGVKIEDVVVEHAVYGDLTARLNISSRRDIQRFIEQVDSTNASFLLELTSGIHTHTISADHIEALDEAEKELAERGILLES, from the coding sequence ATGAGTGAGCCAAAGATGAAAGCATACGAACGGAGACAACAGATATTAACTTTATTAAAAGAGCAGAAAGAGCCAATTACTGGAAGTTCTATAGCGAAAGAAATGAATGTGACAAGGCAAGTTATTGTAGGGGATGTATCACTTATTAAGGCGAGTGGGGAACCGATTGTAGCAACAAGTCAAGGCTACGTTTATTTAACAACAATACACCCCGAATCAACTTGCGAACGGACGATTGTATGCCAGCATTCCGCTGAACAAACGGAGGAAGAACTGACGATTTTAGTAGATCATGGTGTAAAAATAGAAGATGTAGTAGTGGAGCATGCGGTTTACGGCGATCTGACAGCACGGTTAAATATTTCGAGTCGCCGGGATATCCAGCGCTTTATTGAGCAGGTAGATTCAACAAATGCATCGTTTTTGCTCGAACTGACAAGTGGAATCCACACACATACCATTTCAGCTGATCATATTGAAGCTTTAGATGAAGCGGAAAAGGAACTGGCGGAAAGAGGAATTTTATTGGAATCTTAA
- a CDS encoding S1C family serine protease — MLDDENKQSKKHYKRSGLAYGVLGAIIAVFLITTVFQWKGISIDINTSKPTAQADEVQLGKTQEAVTQAVNETAQTVVGISNIKEGPRGLQKAGTGSGVIYKKDGNQAYIVTNHHVVANASQLEVILSDGTKVEAQLKGSDPLTDLAVLQIDSEHVKEVAELGSAKDVEVGQTAIAIGNPLGMEFAGSVTKGIVSGLNRNIPVDINGDRQPDWQTEVIQTDAAINPGNSGGALVNLQGEVIGINSMKIAKEKVEGIGFAIPMDVAKPVIKDLENQGSVERPYMGISLQDVSQVPGSILERKLNLPSDVKQGVIVAGVAQGTPAADANLQKYDVITKIDDKQVKSLMSLRQYLYTEAEAGEQVELTVYRNGEPMKVSLELSSQ; from the coding sequence ATGTTAGACGATGAGAACAAACAGTCCAAAAAGCATTACAAACGTTCCGGTTTAGCTTATGGAGTATTAGGTGCTATTATAGCTGTGTTTTTAATAACAACTGTATTTCAATGGAAAGGGATTTCAATTGATATCAATACGAGTAAACCAACTGCCCAAGCTGACGAAGTACAACTTGGTAAGACTCAAGAAGCTGTCACACAAGCTGTAAATGAAACAGCACAGACCGTAGTAGGTATCAGCAACATTAAAGAAGGTCCACGTGGGTTACAAAAAGCCGGCACAGGATCTGGGGTCATTTATAAGAAAGACGGTAATCAAGCTTACATCGTAACGAACCACCACGTTGTCGCAAATGCTTCACAACTTGAAGTGATTTTAAGTGATGGTACGAAAGTGGAAGCCCAATTGAAAGGCAGTGACCCATTAACAGACCTAGCCGTTTTACAAATAGATAGCGAACATGTCAAAGAGGTTGCCGAATTAGGGTCAGCTAAAGACGTAGAGGTTGGCCAAACAGCCATAGCCATCGGTAATCCGCTGGGCATGGAATTCGCTGGATCAGTCACCAAGGGGATTGTCAGTGGTCTTAACCGTAATATCCCTGTTGATATAAACGGAGACCGCCAGCCAGACTGGCAAACCGAAGTGATTCAGACAGATGCTGCTATTAACCCAGGAAATAGCGGCGGAGCACTGGTTAATCTTCAGGGTGAAGTCATAGGGATTAATTCTATGAAAATTGCCAAAGAGAAAGTGGAAGGTATCGGGTTCGCGATTCCTATGGATGTAGCTAAGCCAGTAATTAAAGATCTAGAAAACCAGGGAAGCGTAGAACGACCTTATATGGGTATATCTTTGCAGGATGTCAGCCAAGTACCAGGATCTATTCTTGAAAGGAAATTAAACCTGCCTAGTGACGTTAAACAAGGCGTTATCGTTGCTGGAGTGGCACAAGGAACACCTGCTGCCGATGCTAATCTACAAAAGTATGATGTGATTACTAAAATTGACGACAAGCAAGTAAAATCGCTCATGAGTTTACGCCAGTATTTATATACAGAAGCGGAAGCTGGCGAACAAGTAGAACTCACAGTTTATCGAAATGGTGAACCAATGAAAGTTTCACTCGAACTTTCCTCCCAGTAA
- a CDS encoding PTS sugar transporter subunit IIA: protein MFKKLFGGNKSTEEQFVAPLSGKVVSLDDVPDPVFSQRMMGDGVAIEPTDGKVVSPVAGEIVQVFPTKHAVGIKTKSGIEVLVHIGLETVSMEGEGFEGHVNTGDQVQAGDSLVTFDPVLVSEKAESTTTPVIITNFDDVVEHFEPSYSDTAAAGDTHIMTVKTK from the coding sequence ATGTTTAAAAAATTATTTGGTGGAAATAAAAGTACAGAAGAACAGTTTGTTGCACCGTTGTCAGGAAAAGTTGTTTCCTTAGATGACGTACCAGATCCCGTCTTCAGTCAACGGATGATGGGAGACGGGGTAGCTATTGAGCCAACAGATGGTAAGGTAGTCAGTCCTGTCGCAGGAGAAATTGTTCAGGTCTTTCCGACGAAGCATGCAGTCGGCATTAAGACAAAGTCAGGCATAGAAGTTCTTGTCCATATCGGACTCGAAACGGTTTCAATGGAAGGCGAAGGATTTGAAGGACACGTGAATACCGGCGATCAAGTACAAGCGGGAGATTCTTTAGTGACCTTTGACCCTGTCCTTGTTAGTGAAAAGGCTGAGAGCACTACGACACCGGTCATTATTACTAATTTTGATGATGTTGTAGAACATTTTGAGCCATCATACAGTGATACGGCAGCTGCCGGCGATACACATATCATGACAGTGAAGACGAAATAA